One window from the genome of Streptomyces sp. NBC_00287 encodes:
- a CDS encoding GNAT family N-acetyltransferase, with protein sequence MTENITIRRAEPSDLEAVAGLRWQWMVENGDTSTTLERPDFIRHFVAWAAENSASHRCMVLIRDSEVIGMAWLAVVPRVPTPQLLHRASGDLQCVYVSPGARDTGLGGRLITETLAAAESLGLERVTVHSSPRAIPAYARQGFENSPRLLHARLAR encoded by the coding sequence ATGACCGAGAACATCACGATCCGCCGGGCCGAACCGTCCGACCTGGAGGCGGTCGCGGGCCTTCGCTGGCAGTGGATGGTGGAGAACGGCGACACATCGACGACGCTCGAACGCCCGGACTTCATCCGTCACTTCGTGGCCTGGGCGGCCGAGAACTCCGCCTCCCACCGCTGCATGGTCCTGATCCGCGACTCGGAGGTCATCGGCATGGCCTGGCTGGCGGTCGTCCCCCGCGTACCGACCCCGCAGTTGCTGCACCGAGCCTCCGGCGACCTGCAATGCGTCTACGTCAGCCCGGGCGCCCGAGACACAGGCCTGGGCGGCCGCCTGATAACCGAGACCCTGGCAGCGGCAGAATCCCTCGGCCTGGAGCGAGTCACGGTCCACTCCTCACCTCGCGCCATCCCGGCATACGCCCGCCAAGGCTTCGAGAACTCCCCGCGACTGCTGCATGCACGCCTGGCGCGCTGA
- a CDS encoding SUKH-4 family immunity protein, with amino-acid sequence MNATITRPDPLLRGGRLISTLALVAGPEPDRRMLPRLLAEEFGRSKVMRFEDVDFPATLTHEPTRRFLRETGLPEEHALFRLDLDAVLPTLTEAYADEAAALDLPPEADRLILLGHLDDGNTLLLNGETGELLTWTAPGGRPYSLDADVATLAFTLWLLHRDTLRA; translated from the coding sequence ATGAACGCGACGATCACCAGGCCGGATCCGCTGCTCCGAGGCGGGCGTCTGATCAGCACGTTGGCACTGGTCGCGGGACCTGAGCCGGACCGGCGGATGCTGCCTCGGCTGCTGGCCGAGGAGTTCGGCCGCAGCAAGGTGATGCGCTTCGAGGACGTCGACTTCCCGGCGACGCTCACCCACGAACCGACCCGCCGCTTCCTGCGCGAGACGGGGCTGCCGGAGGAACACGCCCTGTTCCGCCTGGACTTGGACGCCGTGCTGCCGACGCTGACGGAGGCGTACGCGGACGAGGCAGCCGCCTTGGACCTGCCCCCGGAGGCGGACCGCCTGATACTCCTGGGCCACTTGGACGACGGCAACACCCTTCTCCTGAACGGCGAAACGGGCGAGCTCCTGACATGGACGGCTCCCGGGGGCCGGCCGTACTCCCTCGATGCCGACGTCGCCACGCTCGCCTTCACCCTCTGGCTGCTGCACCGGGACACACTGCGCGCATGA
- a CDS encoding xanthine dehydrogenase family protein molybdopterin-binding subunit: protein MSNEAATAPTPAEAAPAPEPIPHGLGASLPAADAQAKTEGTFPYAADLWAEGLLWAAVLRSPHAHARIVSIDTTHAREMPGVHAVVTHEDVPGTPVHGRGKADRPVFASEVVRHHGEPIAAVAADHPDTARMAAAAVIVEYEVLDPVTDPEHAFEAEPLHPDGNLIRHIPLRHGDPDAAGEIVVEGLYRIGRQDPAPIGAEAGLAVPRPDGGVELYLASTDPHTDRDTAAACFGLAPDRVKVVVTGVPGATADREDQGFQLPLGLLALKTGCPVKLTATREESFLGHAHRHPTLLRYRHHADTDGRLVKVEAQILLDAGAYADTSSEALAAAVAFACGPYVVPNAFIEGWAVRTNNPPSGHVRGEGAMQVAAAYEAQMDKLAKKLGVDPAELRLQNALATGDVLPTGQTVTCPAPVAELLQAVRDFPLPALPKDTPEDEWLLPGGPEGAGEPGAVRRGVGYGLGMVHMLGAEGADEVSTATVKVQDGVATVLCAAVETGQGFTTLARQIVQETLGIDEVHVAPVDTDQPPAGAGCRGRHTWVSGGAVERAAKMVRTQLLQPLAHKFGMSTELLQITDGKITSYDGVLSTTVTEAMDGKELWATAQCRPHPTEPLDEAGQGDAFVGMAFCAIRAVVDVDIELGSVRVVELALAQDVGRILNPAQLAARIEAGVTQGVGIALTENLRTARGSIRHPDLTGYALPTALDAPDIKIVKLVEERDVVAPFGAKAVSAAPVVASPAAIASAVRAATGRPVNRLPIRPQAAVVTGGT, encoded by the coding sequence GTGAGCAACGAAGCCGCCACCGCGCCCACTCCCGCGGAGGCAGCCCCCGCCCCCGAACCGATCCCGCACGGCCTCGGCGCCTCCCTCCCGGCCGCCGACGCCCAGGCCAAGACCGAGGGCACCTTCCCCTACGCGGCCGACCTGTGGGCCGAGGGCCTGCTGTGGGCGGCCGTGCTGCGCTCCCCGCACGCGCACGCGCGCATCGTGTCGATCGACACCACCCACGCGCGCGAGATGCCCGGCGTGCACGCCGTCGTCACCCACGAGGACGTCCCCGGCACCCCGGTGCACGGCCGCGGCAAGGCCGACCGGCCGGTCTTCGCCTCCGAGGTCGTACGCCACCACGGCGAGCCCATCGCCGCCGTCGCCGCCGACCACCCCGACACCGCCCGCATGGCCGCGGCGGCCGTCATCGTCGAGTACGAAGTACTCGACCCGGTCACCGACCCCGAGCACGCCTTCGAGGCCGAGCCGCTGCACCCCGACGGCAATCTGATCCGGCACATCCCGCTGCGCCACGGCGACCCGGACGCGGCCGGCGAGATCGTCGTGGAGGGCCTGTACCGCATCGGCCGCCAGGACCCGGCACCCATCGGCGCCGAGGCCGGTCTCGCGGTGCCGCGCCCGGACGGCGGGGTGGAGCTGTACCTGGCCTCCACCGACCCGCACACCGACCGCGACACCGCCGCCGCCTGCTTCGGCCTCGCCCCGGACCGCGTGAAGGTCGTCGTCACCGGTGTCCCCGGCGCCACGGCCGACCGCGAGGACCAGGGCTTCCAACTCCCGCTCGGCCTGCTGGCGCTCAAGACCGGCTGCCCGGTGAAACTGACCGCCACGCGCGAGGAGTCATTCCTCGGCCACGCGCACCGGCATCCCACGCTGCTCAGGTACCGCCATCACGCGGACACCGACGGCAGGTTGGTGAAGGTCGAGGCGCAGATCCTGCTGGACGCGGGCGCGTACGCGGACACCTCCTCGGAGGCGCTGGCGGCCGCCGTGGCCTTCGCCTGCGGGCCGTACGTCGTCCCCAATGCCTTCATCGAGGGCTGGGCGGTGCGCACCAACAACCCGCCCTCCGGCCATGTACGCGGCGAGGGCGCCATGCAGGTGGCCGCCGCCTACGAGGCGCAGATGGACAAGCTCGCCAAGAAGCTCGGCGTCGACCCGGCGGAGCTGCGCCTGCAGAATGCGCTCGCCACGGGCGACGTCCTGCCCACCGGCCAGACGGTGACCTGTCCGGCGCCGGTCGCCGAACTCCTCCAGGCGGTACGGGACTTTCCGCTGCCCGCGCTGCCGAAGGACACCCCCGAGGACGAGTGGCTGCTGCCCGGCGGACCCGAGGGCGCGGGCGAACCGGGCGCGGTGCGCCGGGGCGTGGGCTACGGGCTCGGCATGGTGCACATGCTGGGCGCGGAGGGCGCGGACGAGGTCTCCACGGCGACGGTCAAGGTCCAGGACGGGGTCGCCACGGTCCTGTGCGCGGCGGTGGAGACCGGCCAGGGCTTCACCACGCTGGCCCGCCAGATCGTCCAGGAGACCCTCGGTATCGACGAGGTTCATGTGGCCCCGGTCGACACCGACCAGCCTCCTGCGGGCGCGGGCTGCCGCGGACGGCACACCTGGGTGTCGGGCGGCGCGGTGGAGCGCGCGGCGAAGATGGTCCGCACCCAGCTCCTCCAGCCCCTGGCGCACAAGTTCGGCATGTCCACCGAGCTCCTCCAGATCACCGACGGCAAGATCACGTCGTACGACGGCGTCCTGTCGACCACCGTCACCGAGGCGATGGACGGCAAGGAGCTGTGGGCGACCGCACAGTGCCGTCCGCACCCCACCGAGCCGCTGGACGAGGCCGGTCAGGGCGATGCCTTCGTGGGCATGGCGTTCTGTGCGATCCGCGCGGTCGTGGATGTCGACATCGAGCTCGGTTCGGTACGCGTGGTGGAGCTGGCGCTCGCCCAGGACGTCGGCCGGATCCTCAACCCGGCCCAGCTGGCGGCCCGTATCGAGGCGGGCGTCACGCAAGGCGTTGGCATAGCGCTCACGGAGAACCTGCGCACGGCACGCGGCTCGATCCGCCACCCCGATCTGACGGGGTACGCCCTGCCGACGGCTCTGGACGCCCCGGACATCAAGATCGTGAAGCTGGTCGAGGAGCGGGACGTGGTCGCGCCGTTCGGCGCGAAGGCGGTCAGCGCGGCGCCGGTGGTCGCGTCGCCCGCGGCCATCGCCTCGGCCGTACGCGCCGCGACGGGCCGTCCGGTGAACCGCCTGCCGATCCGTCCGCAGGCGGCGGTTGTGACGGGCGGCACGTGA